The following proteins come from a genomic window of Musa acuminata AAA Group cultivar baxijiao chromosome BXJ1-7, Cavendish_Baxijiao_AAA, whole genome shotgun sequence:
- the LOC135680112 gene encoding pistil-specific extensin-like protein: protein MDHSYSQSLQAAPPAPASQGRAPPYQAAIHAVQKPQGKPWRRPDQPPPPPRVYRVDPRDFRQLVQRLTGAPRSVPPPRTLNVVTLPPFTQRRVVGGGPDAAVSINQSPAGFLGILPPRPLYSSLRPFPLLGPADPMGSMEQLIHSDL, encoded by the coding sequence ATGGATCACAGCTATTCTCAATCCCTGCAAGCAGCGCCACCAGCTCCAGCCTCGCAAGGGAGGGCGCCTCCATACCAGGCCGCGATCCACGCGGTGCAGAAGCCACAGGGGAAGCCGTGGAGGAGGCCCGACCAGCCTCCGCCGCCGCCCAGGGTGTACCGGGTTGATCCCCGGGACTTCCGCCAGCTGGTGCAGAGGCTGACGGGCGCGCCCCGATCGGTGCCTCCGCCGCGTACACTAAACGTGGTGACCTTGCCGCCGTTCACGCAGCGGCGTGTTGTTGGTGGCGGTCCAGACGCCGCTGTTTCCATCAACCAGTCTCCTGCAGGGTTCCTGGGGATACTGCCTCCTCGTCCACTGTACTCGAGCTTGCGTCCTTTCCCACTTCTTGGCCCTGCGGATCCAATGGGGAGCATGGAGCAGTTAATCCACTCTGATCTCTAG
- the LOC103990318 gene encoding transcription factor MYB3 isoform X2, whose translation MASAAAGSLSRKRLLGLRRCGKSCRLRWLNYLRPNLKHGEYSEEEDEIICRLYLTIGSRWSLIATQLPGRTDNDIKNYWNTRLKKKLLGKQQKHHRQARRGTAPQQEVKIRENGILVQLPPSEAHRSASPGMADSHGEASGSSSGFLSELDEILRFDSAAPQGLDYLYEARGMAEESSGTSTPEESTNWDEMIPFMYPDWVHGGQEIFTMQ comes from the exons ATGGCATCGGCGGCAGCTGGATCTCTCTCCCGAAAAAgattg CTAGGCCTCAGGCGGTGCGGCAAGAGCTGCCGTCTCCGGTGGTTGAACTACCTCCGGCCGAACCTAAAGCACGGGGAGTACTCCGAGGAAGAAGATGAGATCATCTGCAGATTATATTTGACCATCGGTAGCAG GTGGTCATTGATCGCCACGCAGTTGCCGGGGAGAACCGACAACgacatcaagaactactggaacacgaGGTTGAAGAAGAAGCTCCTGGGCAAgcagcagaagcatcaccgacagGCACGCAGAGGCACGGCGCCGCAGCAAGAAGTCAAGATCCGAGAGAATGGAATACTGGTGCAACTACCTCCATCGGAAGCCCATCGATCAGCTTCGCCTGGCATGGCTGATTCGCATGGTGAAGCTTCAGGAAGCTCCAGTGGATTCCTATCTGAGCTCGACGAGATCCTGCGCTTCGACTCGGCAGCACCACAAGGGTTGGATTATCTCTACGAGGCCAGGGGCATGGCCGAGGAGAGCAGCGGGACGAGCACGCCGGAGGAGAGCACGAACTGGGACGAGATGATCCCCTTCATGTACCCAGATTGGGTGCACGGCGGGCAAGAGATCTTTACCATGCAGTGA
- the LOC135678470 gene encoding ocs element-binding factor 1-like yields the protein MLLLDAAFDALDPSWFDADPAPSTAGSAKPSPDEHRRLRRKLSNRESARRCRMRKQRHLEELRAESARLRALNRDMASRVGDLSHRCLLFRRANHRLRVESAALSRRLDELRRLVLLRQVLMVAASPPAASHGGFGGVGCDQAWAASLIA from the coding sequence ATGCTGCTCCTCGACGCCGCCTTCGACGCCCTCGACCCCTCCTGGTTCGACGCCGACCCGGCCCCGTCGACTGCCGGCTCGGCCAAGCCCTCCCCCGACGAGCACAGGCGGCTCCGCCGGAAGCTCTCCAACCGCGAGTCGGCCCGCCGCTGCCGGATGCGGAAGCAGCGCCACCTCGAGGAGCTCCGCGCCGAGTCGGCCCGGCTCCGGGCCCTGAACCGGGACATGGCGAGCCGGGTCGGCGACCTGTCCCACCGCTGCCTGCTATTCCGCCGGGCGAACCACCGGCTCCGGGTCGAGTCCGCGGCCCTCAGCCGGAGGCTGGACGAGCTCCGCCGGCTGGTCCTCCTACGGCAGGTGTTGATGGTGGCGGCGTCGCCCCCCGCTGCCTCTCATGGCGGGTTTGGTGGCGTGGGATGCGACCAGGCGTGGGCCGCGTCACTGATCGCGTGA
- the LOC103990318 gene encoding transcription factor RAX3 isoform X1, producing the protein MGRAPCCDKANVKKGLWSTEEDAKLKSYIEQHGIGGSWISLPKKIGLRRCGKSCRLRWLNYLRPNLKHGEYSEEEDEIICRLYLTIGSRWSLIATQLPGRTDNDIKNYWNTRLKKKLLGKQQKHHRQARRGTAPQQEVKIRENGILVQLPPSEAHRSASPGMADSHGEASGSSSGFLSELDEILRFDSAAPQGLDYLYEARGMAEESSGTSTPEESTNWDEMIPFMYPDWVHGGQEIFTMQ; encoded by the exons ATGGGAAGAGCCCCCTGCTGCGACAAGGCTAACGTGAAGAAAGGCTTGTGGTCGACCGAAGAAGACGCTAAACTCAAGTCCTACATCGAGCAGCATGGCATCGGCGGCAGCTGGATCTCTCTCCCGAAAAAgattg GCCTCAGGCGGTGCGGCAAGAGCTGCCGTCTCCGGTGGTTGAACTACCTCCGGCCGAACCTAAAGCACGGGGAGTACTCCGAGGAAGAAGATGAGATCATCTGCAGATTATATTTGACCATCGGTAGCAG GTGGTCATTGATCGCCACGCAGTTGCCGGGGAGAACCGACAACgacatcaagaactactggaacacgaGGTTGAAGAAGAAGCTCCTGGGCAAgcagcagaagcatcaccgacagGCACGCAGAGGCACGGCGCCGCAGCAAGAAGTCAAGATCCGAGAGAATGGAATACTGGTGCAACTACCTCCATCGGAAGCCCATCGATCAGCTTCGCCTGGCATGGCTGATTCGCATGGTGAAGCTTCAGGAAGCTCCAGTGGATTCCTATCTGAGCTCGACGAGATCCTGCGCTTCGACTCGGCAGCACCACAAGGGTTGGATTATCTCTACGAGGCCAGGGGCATGGCCGAGGAGAGCAGCGGGACGAGCACGCCGGAGGAGAGCACGAACTGGGACGAGATGATCCCCTTCATGTACCCAGATTGGGTGCACGGCGGGCAAGAGATCTTTACCATGCAGTGA